The following proteins are encoded in a genomic region of Deltaproteobacteria bacterium:
- a CDS encoding lamin tail domain-containing protein produces MMHPSRSILSLCLATALTFLGGCPEKQSTEEEAVVVLPGKTDNYLAPTAREYRVEGTTTVTLEASYAGLPEDQRLERARELVSLKQVVIAWFLNAYLIDKSSHDDNKDYGGFRGMTKNGSWEDLNLTLVSGETYTFQFMQEVGGANDLIDRLDTRVDAEGVHHFDLIVGKISNTDMAKLETNAEWYRSSPWSDFNPATVDPARVETLDLKITPQPRSIDAWIDYGRLFNDGKLTVSAHFGWDYHKEYHLVHSEAVYDWLIARGFESPVGSYDEYLRDSGPLKRTIQANGKAVEVEVSLFWGKPGTDTDPDTAAGGIQLEDDLRAALATNDVIIYSGHSGAFYGFAMANWRMTDEGDLDDSEVPGLTLPSKYQVVLAEGCDTYGMGQAFMMNPAKTARDNIDVITTTSFSNAGTASTVTDFLRAVLGTDAEGNQVAKKYGELLSDLDSNSSWFHTMYGVHGIDDNPHAHPYGNPAGLCGECKEDADCGGAGNLCAKLNDQERVCSFECTADDGCPAGYKCYDIARGSWLTTKACVPDGLSCEAPEPEPSSGGTVILNEIGADPPADLSGDWNGDGTRSASEDEFVELVNTTAEPLRIGGWTFSDGYGARFTFPSDAVIPARGAVLIFGGGTPGNFRGVQAFTSERGLGLNNTGDTLTLADERGSEVDRITYGAEGGQDASLVRGTDGDRSAGLVVHGGGGASPGTRQDGSDF; encoded by the coding sequence ATGATGCACCCGTCGCGTTCGATCCTCTCGCTCTGCCTCGCCACCGCGCTGACCTTCCTCGGCGGCTGCCCCGAGAAGCAGTCGACCGAAGAGGAGGCCGTGGTCGTGCTGCCCGGCAAGACCGACAACTACCTCGCCCCCACCGCCCGCGAGTACCGGGTCGAGGGGACGACCACGGTCACCCTCGAGGCCTCCTACGCCGGCCTGCCGGAAGATCAGCGGCTGGAGCGGGCCCGGGAGCTGGTCTCCCTCAAGCAGGTGGTCATCGCCTGGTTCCTCAACGCCTACCTCATCGACAAGTCCAGCCACGACGACAACAAGGACTACGGCGGCTTCCGGGGCATGACCAAGAACGGCTCCTGGGAGGATCTGAACCTCACGCTGGTCTCGGGCGAGACCTACACCTTCCAGTTCATGCAGGAGGTCGGCGGCGCCAACGACCTGATCGATCGCCTCGACACGCGCGTCGACGCGGAGGGCGTCCACCACTTCGACCTGATCGTCGGCAAGATCTCCAACACCGACATGGCGAAGCTCGAGACCAACGCCGAGTGGTACCGCTCCTCCCCCTGGTCGGACTTCAACCCCGCCACCGTCGATCCGGCCCGGGTCGAGACCCTCGACCTGAAGATCACGCCCCAGCCCCGGAGCATCGACGCCTGGATCGACTACGGGCGGCTCTTCAACGACGGCAAGCTCACCGTCTCGGCCCACTTCGGCTGGGACTACCACAAGGAGTACCACCTCGTTCACAGCGAGGCCGTCTACGACTGGCTGATCGCCCGCGGCTTCGAGAGCCCGGTGGGCAGCTACGACGAGTACCTGCGCGACTCCGGCCCGCTGAAGCGCACCATCCAGGCCAACGGCAAGGCCGTGGAGGTCGAGGTCTCCCTCTTCTGGGGCAAGCCGGGCACCGACACCGATCCGGACACCGCCGCCGGCGGCATCCAGCTCGAGGACGACCTGCGGGCGGCGCTCGCCACGAACGACGTGATCATCTACAGCGGCCACTCGGGCGCCTTCTACGGCTTCGCCATGGCGAACTGGCGCATGACCGACGAGGGCGACCTCGACGACTCCGAGGTGCCCGGCCTCACGCTGCCCTCGAAGTACCAGGTGGTGCTCGCCGAGGGCTGCGACACCTACGGCATGGGCCAGGCCTTCATGATGAACCCGGCCAAGACCGCCCGGGACAACATCGACGTGATCACCACCACCTCCTTCTCGAACGCCGGCACCGCCTCGACGGTCACCGACTTCCTGAGGGCGGTGCTGGGCACCGACGCCGAGGGCAACCAGGTCGCCAAGAAGTACGGGGAGCTCCTCTCGGACCTCGACTCGAACTCCTCCTGGTTCCACACGATGTACGGAGTCCACGGTATCGACGACAACCCGCACGCCCACCCCTACGGCAACCCGGCGGGCCTCTGCGGCGAGTGCAAGGAGGACGCGGACTGCGGTGGCGCCGGGAACCTCTGCGCCAAGCTCAACGACCAGGAGCGGGTCTGCTCCTTCGAGTGCACCGCCGACGACGGCTGCCCCGCGGGCTACAAGTGCTACGACATCGCCCGGGGCTCCTGGCTGACCACCAAGGCCTGCGTGCCCGACGGCCTCTCCTGCGAGGCCCCCGAGCCCGAGCCCTCCTCGGGCGGCACGGTGATCCTCAACGAGATCGGCGCCGATCCGCCGGCCGACCTCTCCGGCGACTGGAACGGCGACGGCACCCGCAGCGCGAGCGAGGACGAGTTCGTCGAGCTCGTGAACACCACCGCCGAGCCCCTGCGCATCGGTGGCTGGACCTTCTCCGACGGCTACGGCGCGCGCTTCACCTTCCCCTCCGACGCGGTGATCCCCGCCCGGGGCGCGGTCCTGATCTTCGGCGGGGGGACGCCGGGCAACTTCCGGGGCGTGCAGGCCTTCACCTCCGAGCGGGGTCTGGGCCTGAACAACACCGGCGACACCCTGACCCTCGCCGACGAGCGCGGCTCCGAGGTCGATCGGATCACCTACGGCGCCGAGGGCGGGCAGGACGCCTCGCTGGTGCGCGGCACCGACGGCGATCGCTCCGCCGGCCTGGTGGTGCACGGCGGGGGCGGCGCGTCCCCCGGCACCCGGCAGGACGGCAGCGACTTCTAG